A single genomic interval of Coccidioides posadasii str. Silveira chromosome 1, complete sequence harbors:
- the RSM10 gene encoding mitochondrial 37S ribosomal protein uS10m (EggNog:ENOG410PMUZ~COG:J) codes for MFSLSYFRSALRCSKRLKLSSPARPLTTTSLRLEEDRPSNVTEMDASELTPQQLSYAEAPDEDPEAKEWMDRLESINSKFRLPRSVQAVYLKPLKRKAEYGLPVCDLQLRSYSARHVEFFADFALRAAYYLNLPASGPVPLPRLIERWTLYRSPFIHRKTPENFERITMRRLIQIKDGNSESVQAWLAFLRKHAFHGVGMKANVWEHASLGVGKSMDQAGDEVLKALEAELGQFGTKKNAKSPESVADIIAREKFTRNHAPLSEVRKG; via the exons ATGTTTTCGTTATCTTATTTTAGGTCGGCGTTGCGATGCAGCAAACGGCTGAAG TTATCGAGCCCAGCCAGGCCGCTCACAACCACATCGCTCCGATTAGAAGAAGACCGACCTTCAAATGTGACGGAGATGGATGCATCCGAACTGACACCCCAGCAGTTATC CTACGCAGAGGCCCCAGATGAAGATCCCGAAGCAAAAGAATG GATGGACCGACTAGAGTCGATCAACTCCAAGTTCAGATTACCGCGAAGCGTTCAAGCGGTCTACCTCAAACCTCTTAAACGCAAGGCCGAATACGGCCTGCCGGTCTGCGATCTCCAGCTACGCTCCTATAGTGCCCGCCACGTGGAATTCTTCGCAGACTTTGCTCTCCGAGCTGCCTACTATCTCAATCTTCCCGCATCAGGCCCTGTTCCGCTCCCACGACTCATCGAAAGATGGACATTATACCGAAGTCCGTTCATCCATAGGAAGACCCCGGAGAACTTTGAGAGAATTACCATGAGAAGATTAATACAGATCAAAGATGGAAATTCGGAATCAGTGCAGGCGTGGTTGGCATTTCTGAGGAAACATGCATTCCACGGCGTGGGCATGAAGGCCAATGTGTGGGAGCATGCTAGCCTAG GTGTTGGCAAGTCCATGGATCAAGCTGGCGATGAGGTACTTAAGGCTCTTGAAGCCGAACTCGGCCAATTTGGCACCAAAAAGAACGCAAAATCCCCCGAGTCCGTGGCAGATATCATCGCGAGAGAAAAATTTACTCGGAATCATGCACCTCTATCAGAGGTTCGAAAGGGCTAA
- the MSW1 gene encoding Tryptophan--tRNA ligase, mitochondrial (EggNog:ENOG410PGYS~COG:J) yields MSIPAHYLRARTGLTKSSIIRAANYTKTRHRWHQRSQMSTTTIAPTDPPRIIFSGIQPTGIPHLGNYLGALREWVKLQDDAIPGEELIYSIVDLHALTMPQDPEVLREWRRQSFAILLAVGLKPERAMIFFQSAVPAHAELMWILSTVSSMGYLSRMTQWKSKLQLPENSTLEDSSARAKLRLGLFSYPVLQAADILVHSATHVPVGEDQKQHLEFSREVANSFNHIYGPVLTPPNTLVCKLPAKPRHSLPHQIRKLMCLDLPTIAPAKRIMSLKSPGQKMSKSHADPNSRILLTDEPETIHKKIKVALTDSEPGVTYDPKRRPGVSNLLDILSNFDTNCNLSPTELAKEHESSSLRILKEHVAKKVADHLAPIRERYAELMTNAVGREYLDKVAEEGARKAASNADKTMKRVKDAIGF; encoded by the exons ATGTCAATACCTGCGCACTATCTTCGAGCCCGCACCGGGTTAACGAAGAGTTCGATAATTCGCGCTGCTAATTATACCAAAACGCGGCACCGATGGCACCAACGAAGCCAGATGAGCACCACCACTATTGCGCCCACCGACCCCCCACGCATCATCTTCTCCGGTATCCAACCCACCGGCATTCCACACCTGGGCAACTATCTAGGCGCTTTACGAGAATGGGTGAAGCTCCAGGATGACGCAATCCCGGGAGAGGAGTTGATCTATTCGATTGTGGATTTACATGCGTTGACGATGCCGCAGGATCCAGAGGTGTTGCGGGAATGGAGAAGGCAGTCGTTTGCGATTCTGCTGGCAGTGGGATTGAAGCCGGAGAGGGCTATGATATTTTTCCAGAGCGCT GTGCCAGCGCATGCGGAGTTGATGTGGATTCTTAGCACTGTTTCTTCAATGGGATATCTATCGAGGATGACGCAGTGGAAG AGTAAACTACAATTACCGGAGAACTCGACATTAGAAGACTCCAGCGCCCGAGCGAAGCTGAGATTGGGCCTGTTCTCGTATCCGGTACTGCAGGCAGCGGATATATTGGTCCATTC GGCAACCCACGTTCCTGTCGGAGAAGATCAAAAGCAGCACCTCGAGTTTTCGCGCGAAGTCGCCAACAGCTTCAATCACATATACGGACCCGTTCTCACTCCCCCAAATACTCTCGTGTGTAAGTTACCCGCCAAACCCCGCCACTCACTCCCACATCAGATTCGTAAACTAATGTGTTTGGACCTACCAACAATAGCACCCGCAAAACGCATAATGTCCCTGAAATCCCCAGGCCAAAAGATGTCCAAATCCCACGCCGACCCTAACTCCCGAATCCTCCTCACCGACGAACCAGAGACAATCCACAAGAAGATAAAAGTGGCACTTACCGACTCCGAACCGGGCGTCACCTACGATCCTAAGAGGAGACCTGGTGTCTCCAACCTCCTAGATATCCTCAGCAATTTCGACACAAACTGCAATTTGTCGCCGACGGAATTAGCGAAGGAACATGAGAGCTCGAGTCTGAGGATATTGAAGGAGCATGTCGCGAAGAAGGTGGCTGACCATCTTGCGCCGATTCGAGAGCGGTACGCGGAGCTCATGACGAATGCGGTGGGAAGAGAATACCTTGATAAAGTGGCGGAGGAAGGGGCGAGGAAGGCAGCTAGTAATGCGGATAAGACAATGAAAAGGGTCAAGGACGCAATTGGGTTTTGA